Proteins co-encoded in one Kribbella solani genomic window:
- a CDS encoding SDR family NAD(P)-dependent oxidoreductase: MTSGAVLLVGGSSEIGMAVLHALIGPAPRRVILAGRPSGELWWNAEKLRDAGYAVATTQYDAALGSAELDDMLKQACAGDPLQLAVVAVGSMSSATFGEGLMVNGLGVALLLRALVQRKPEQIVFLSSAAAVRPRQSIAAYSLGKQLADSTAVLLARQAAETGVRVLVVRPGFVSTRMTAELAKPPLATTPELVAKRVVRAVENQQTVVWVPRAMGLVVRALNLLPRRLLPVAYR; the protein is encoded by the coding sequence ATGACGTCCGGAGCGGTGTTGCTGGTCGGCGGATCGTCCGAGATCGGCATGGCCGTACTGCATGCGCTGATCGGACCGGCGCCGCGCCGCGTCATCCTGGCCGGGCGCCCGAGTGGCGAGCTGTGGTGGAACGCGGAGAAGCTCCGCGACGCCGGGTACGCGGTGGCCACGACGCAGTACGACGCGGCGCTCGGCAGCGCGGAGCTCGACGACATGCTGAAGCAGGCCTGCGCCGGGGACCCGCTGCAACTCGCCGTGGTCGCGGTCGGATCGATGTCATCGGCAACCTTCGGCGAGGGGCTGATGGTGAACGGGCTGGGCGTGGCTTTGTTGCTGCGGGCATTGGTCCAGCGCAAGCCCGAACAGATCGTGTTCCTGTCGTCGGCGGCAGCCGTACGCCCCCGGCAGTCGATCGCCGCGTACTCACTGGGCAAGCAACTGGCCGACTCGACGGCGGTGCTGCTCGCCCGGCAGGCGGCCGAGACCGGCGTCCGTGTACTTGTCGTCCGGCCCGGCTTCGTCAGCACCCGGATGACCGCCGAGCTGGCGAAACCACCGCTGGCCACGACGCCCGAACTGGTCGCCAAGCGGGTCGTGCGGGCGGTCGAGAACCAGCAGACGGTGGTATGGGTACCGCGGGCGATGGGGCTGGTGGTCCGGGCTCTCAATCTCCTGCCGCGCAGGCTGCTTCCGGTGGCGTACCGATGA
- a CDS encoding phosphodiester glycosidase family protein produces the protein MKANRTKKRRIKKRWIALVIAALLVVPAVSYVQALLYPGNASFSVRTVEWFRDHGGGSIIDAIETWKYSHQQPPATGVPSDVTATAPNAKQHAPEPTAASGLPTVQLLPGVKPLPQEGTWAVARQSAAGKPLLWTTWFRPDPGHLPVSAAAALLPRDSYRLTLMPGTREPVVGMPSKNGYDVPAADRPALVATFNAGFKMHDSHGGWWTTWSNAVPLVDGRASVVIHRDGSAQIGTWNGTVRMTPDVVAVRQNLDQLIIDGRIVDGLAANRDARWGSTRSQFQYTWRSGLGTDAHGNLIYVAGNKLTLASLATAMHQAGIVQGLELDIHAAIVSFNIEQPGPNGTVTPRKLLNSMNPPANRYLVEDQRDFFYATAK, from the coding sequence ATGAAGGCGAACCGGACGAAGAAGCGGCGCATCAAGAAGCGCTGGATCGCGCTGGTGATCGCAGCGTTACTGGTCGTGCCAGCGGTTTCATACGTGCAGGCGCTGCTCTACCCGGGCAACGCGAGTTTCTCGGTCCGTACCGTCGAGTGGTTCCGCGACCACGGCGGCGGCTCGATCATCGACGCGATCGAGACCTGGAAGTACTCCCACCAGCAGCCGCCGGCCACCGGCGTACCGAGCGATGTCACCGCGACCGCCCCGAACGCGAAACAACACGCTCCGGAACCCACGGCCGCCTCGGGTCTGCCGACCGTCCAGCTCCTGCCGGGAGTGAAACCGCTGCCGCAAGAAGGTACCTGGGCGGTCGCGCGGCAGTCGGCAGCAGGAAAACCGTTGCTGTGGACAACTTGGTTCCGTCCCGATCCCGGCCACCTCCCGGTCTCGGCCGCCGCCGCGCTGCTGCCGCGCGACAGCTACCGCCTGACCCTGATGCCGGGTACGCGCGAACCGGTCGTCGGAATGCCCTCCAAGAACGGGTACGACGTGCCCGCCGCCGATCGTCCCGCGCTGGTGGCGACCTTCAACGCGGGGTTCAAGATGCACGACTCGCACGGCGGCTGGTGGACCACCTGGTCCAACGCCGTCCCGCTGGTCGACGGCCGCGCCTCGGTGGTCATCCACCGCGACGGATCGGCCCAGATCGGTACCTGGAACGGGACCGTCCGGATGACGCCGGACGTGGTCGCGGTCCGGCAGAACCTGGACCAGCTGATCATCGACGGGCGGATCGTCGACGGTCTGGCCGCGAACCGGGACGCGCGCTGGGGATCGACCCGCAGCCAGTTCCAGTACACCTGGCGGTCCGGTCTCGGGACCGATGCCCACGGCAACTTGATCTACGTGGCCGGGAACAAGCTCACGCTGGCCAGCCTGGCGACCGCGATGCACCAGGCCGGGATCGTGCAGGGCCTGGAGCTGGACATCCACGCGGCGATCGTGAGCTTCAACATCGAGCAACCCGGCCCGAACGGGACGGTCACGCCCCGGAAGCTGCTGAACTCGATGAATCCACCGGCCAACCGTTACCTGGTCGAGGACCAGCGTGACTTCTTCTATGCGACCGCCAAATGA
- a CDS encoding decaprenyl-phosphate phosphoribosyltransferase gives MTDLHTPLPVARRESTARALLRLSRPQQWHKALMVFAAPAAAGALESPTDVLEAAIAAIGFMFLAIAIYAFNDIRDAPDDRRHPRKQERPVASGAISPTLAAAYGVTAALVGIAIVSTLGTATFGLAIAYLTAQLLYVLGLKHVAVVDLILVALGFVLRAAAGATATGLPISHWFLLVSLFGAMFLVTGKRKAERTKIGNAASRPVLAAYPMSWLDQVLTISLLGTALSYGMWAFQYLGHDVYRELLAVSFLPFFTGLLRYALLVSTGRGEEPEHEIFRDRVLLVAGITWAAMLGIGLYCA, from the coding sequence ATGACTGATCTGCATACCCCGCTACCTGTCGCGCGCCGCGAGTCGACGGCCCGCGCGCTGCTCCGGCTGAGCCGTCCACAGCAATGGCACAAAGCGCTGATGGTCTTTGCGGCACCCGCCGCGGCCGGGGCGCTCGAGTCGCCGACCGATGTGCTCGAGGCGGCGATCGCCGCGATCGGGTTCATGTTCCTCGCGATCGCGATCTACGCGTTCAACGACATCCGGGACGCGCCCGACGACCGGCGGCACCCGCGCAAACAAGAACGTCCGGTCGCGTCCGGCGCGATCAGTCCGACGCTGGCGGCCGCGTACGGCGTGACCGCCGCGCTGGTCGGAATCGCGATCGTCAGCACGCTCGGTACCGCGACCTTCGGTCTGGCGATCGCGTACCTGACCGCGCAGCTGCTGTACGTCCTCGGGCTGAAACACGTCGCCGTGGTGGACCTGATCCTGGTCGCGCTCGGCTTCGTACTCCGGGCCGCCGCCGGCGCGACCGCCACCGGGTTGCCGATCTCGCACTGGTTCCTGCTGGTTTCGTTGTTCGGGGCAATGTTCCTGGTCACGGGCAAACGCAAGGCGGAGCGTACGAAGATCGGGAACGCGGCCAGTCGTCCGGTGCTCGCCGCGTATCCGATGTCTTGGCTGGACCAGGTGCTGACGATCTCCCTGCTCGGTACGGCGCTGTCGTACGGCATGTGGGCGTTCCAGTATCTGGGTCACGACGTGTACCGCGAACTGCTCGCGGTTTCGTTCCTGCCCTTCTTCACCGGGCTGCTGCGGTACGCGCTGCTCGTCTCCACCGGCCGGGGCGAGGAGCCGGAACACGAGATCTTCCGCGACCGTGTCCTGCTCGTCGCGGGCATCACCTGGGCAGCCATGCTCGGCATCGGCCTGTACTGCGCGTGA